The DNA window tgagatttataacatgcaactaCTTTATAGTTTTCAaaaatgctgaggtgccagaatgtagtcccacatgagttcaattatgtaccagtaaatctactgacactaagCTGACTTTTTTTTTCAGcctgttttatgttgcactgacacaaataggtcttatggtaacaatgggatagaaaagttctaggagcaggaaggaagacaccatgacctcaattaaggtacagccctggcatttgcctggtgtgaaaatgggaaaccacggaaaaacaccttcagggctgtcgacaatgaggttcgaacccactatctctcaaatgcaagacccaaaccgcacagccacttgctcggtggctgacgtatttgagcatcttcaaataccaccagactgagtcaggatcgaacctgccaagttggggtcacaaggccagcgcttcaaccgtctgagccactcagcctggctacacATACCGGTATTGAAATTGGCCACACCTAAGTCTGACGAGAGGATCTTGAATATTCCCATGAATCAAAAATTTAGATTTTGTTTTGGCAGATGGAGAAGTCAATAGATAACCTTAAATATTATCTTTAATTTTGGATACAAGAGATGTTTTGCTATTGGGACTGTTTGAGACTCTAAGCACAAAGCAAAAAGTCTTGCTGGCTGTCTTCGATATTCTGAACCATGCACTGTTCAATTATCTGGGCTAAACTTTCAGCAGCACAGAGTCTTTCCTGTTTGGGGATATTATGTTTCATAACCTTTACTATGAATTAACTCAGACTGGAAATTATCTTccatgaaaaaagaaagaaaaaactgaaTGGTTTTCAAAAGGAATATTTGGATGGGTGTGCGCTGACCAATGAATTCATAACCCTCTCATGTCTTTTAAACAACTGGGGATTATTTCTTCTGGTGCAAAGAGAACAGGAGATGGTTATGGCAGAGGTTTAACAGGTATCATTAAGTACAAATTTTTGGTCACGTGAAGGACATTAACAAGTCGAATTTGATTCATCTGATTCAATCGTGGCGTACATATGGTCAGTAGACATGATACACAGATGTATGAAATGTCATTAAAATACTATAAAGCTGCTGAAATTAAAGTAACACTGTGTCACTTATGTAGATAAAGCATTAGTAaacagaaaataatataaaatgaaatcTAACCTCTGTTTCCTTGCATTTAGGCAACCACTATGAACAATGTGTATCAAAAGTAAACAACTGGATCAATCAAACAAATATTCACATACATGACAGTATCACTTTCTAACTGACAAAGATGCCAAATGCAAACGAGTCACAATATAAAATATGAAAGACAACAAAAATTCACAAAAGGATATAAAAAGTTAGGAGCATTGTATCAGTTTTGAGTATTCACTGCCTTCTATAATTATCACAATTTATTTCAACCTACTAAACATAACACAATCATGGACAAAATTGAATTTCAAAATTTCTTAATAACTAAACTGTATTTGAAATGTCAACAGTTCCTTGGTGATTATCTTTACAATGAAAGGATACTATTTAAAGAATCTGGTCACACAGGATGAAAATCTATGTTAGAATCTTCACAAAATCTTGCAGAACTTTGTCCATTATGTCCATTAGAGATCAACTGAAATCTAATTCATAAATCTGTTTCCTGTCAGTTTATATAATATGAAATATTTACTTGCTAACTTCtaaatgtacatattttatttttttccattgccAAGTAGACTTTTTAGGCTTTTGGTAGTTGAAGTTATATCCAATGTAAGCAAACAACTTACCATACACAATTTATTTTAGCCTACTAAATATAATACAATCATAGACAACATTTAATTTCAAACAGACTTTTATACAACTAAATAGTATTTGAAATGTCAACAGATTCTACGATTTTATCTTTACAGTGAAAGTATGATATGGCAAACTATTCAAAGCAAACGGGTTTGACAGGATGAAAAGAATATTTACAAAGTCTTACAGGATTTTGTCAATTAATAGACATAATACCGGTAATGTTTACAACAGTGTTCCTTTTATCATATGAGTTACAGACCTCAAGTTTACTCAAGAaccatattataataatatttaattttccttgaaaTGTACAGAGGGCATCAATTAGAGAATTGTAAGGACTGGTAACTATTCACAAAGACTACATACTACTTAATATACCTCACTTGCTTTCCACATATCTGGCACAACAAAAAGGGAAAGATGGTACAAATCTTCCATTTCTATCACCAGTTACTCTTGTAAATCTGAACTAAAATGATCAGCTTGCATTGCATTACATGTAATCTACAGGTACCTTGAAAACACCAACTGCCTATATACATGACACTTTCTTGTTAGTTTATAATAATCATTTAGGTATTTATCTACTCTGTCCCAGGAGCTGCAAGTTTCTTCAGACAACTATCCACTTGGCGTACAAATTCTGGAAATCCAGGATCTAGAATACAAGTACGAATAGCTACTTCAAGAGGAAAATTTGGAGGTACAGTATACGGTGCTGGTGTATTTCTAGTGTTGTAAGATTTATCCAGTATAATGCTAGTATAAACTTCCTCAAGCTTAACTTTATTTTGCTTATTTGGCTCCTGAGCATTTCTTATAGACATGTAGGATTGTAGATATCTAATGCAAGATTGACAGTTCTGAACATCTGTGCAATCCTTACTAGCTGAAAACTTGAATCGTAATCTCCGGGTTTGTGATGGATAGGTCAGTACAATGATCAATGTGCTGTTTTTCCACACTCCTCTAAGTGTGGCTGGACCTGCACTTAATGCTATAGATTCAAGAACTGTATCTTGCTGCATTACTAGGAGTTGTATACCAACAACAGACAGTACTAGATCCCTGCCATTACCATCAATCTGATTCCAATTGCCATTTCCAAAACGAGCATACTTCTCTAATGTCCACAATCTATTTTCCATTCTAATCTGTTTTGGCGAATTGCTAAACCAGACGGTGCTCAGTTAATCAGAATTTTCTTGTAGTTTTGTCTTATGAAATTCCTATTTCTGAGATTCCTTACGAAATATAGGCCTACGAAAAATAGGTTACTAGTTCGTATATTAACGGATAGCAGCGCAATCAGCACTAAAATGTGATAGTCAATACTTTCGTCTCAGGGTACATATATTTTACATAAGGGGTATAATGTGTGACACTTGACAAAATACGGACACAAAATAAATCAGAAGGCGTAGTAAGTTACGGCTTATTGAAATTCACCGCTACTTTGAACAAAAGACGGTGGCCACTCGCACCCACATTCCAACCGTTGTTATTCATTTATATTTCTCCTTGCTTTTGGATTCATTCTTTCAAGAGTGTTAATTCCGTGTATATTATACTTATAATGTTAATCGAAATAACTCACGTAGCCATACCCTCCTACTTTTAACATTTTAAGAATGATCATAAACCGCTTGTTTTTATTTGGTTGCATGCCCTGCTAGCGGGGAAGATTTAGGCGCGAAAGGCATTTTTGTTCGTGTTAATTTCCTGACAGATTAGACTTCATCAAAATATACGTTTTTCGCTCTTCTTTCTCATTAATTTGGGATTAAACTTGCGAAGAAAGGTAAGAAAGAACATTTCTTGGTCACCAGTGACCTTTACGTCATATTTAAGCTCCATTATTTGGAATAACAAATTCTTTAATTTCTTCCTTTAGACAAAAGATGAAATGCACGATCCCAGAAATATCGTGGCACAATCGAGATCCAGTTTTGAGTATTGACATCCAGCCGATCAAACCAGATAATGATGGACCTTATAGACTTGCTTCGGGAGGAACTGATTCTCATGTAGTGGTCAGTATTTGTCTAAATTGCATGAATCTAATTTgcatattaattatttattaatagaCTGATTTTCTTGCCATAATGTTTAAGTGACACTGGTAGAGTTGTCTGTGACCACTGATGGTTATGAAGGGTCGTTGGTAATAACTGTGTTTCTTCAGGCATGCAtatatttcttgtgtgtgtgtgtgtgtgtgggatggGGAGGGGAGGGGAATCTCTGTGGGGATGCTAAACAAACATTCCTTGTTCCTTACATGTAAGTGCCTCAAatataacttatttatttacactgtttacgcccgtattggagcaccaaaatcaaccttatacaataaaatcttcaaaaaataagtatcagtacatcaaaaaaaaaaaagttcattttcAAGTATAACTGAAATAACCATAAATGAGAAGAAAGTGAAGCTAGTGTAATAGCTGTAGGCTATTTCATAGGAGTAATTTTAATATGTACTAAGAAGAGTTTATTCCAGAGGGATACTATTTTTGGAAATACTGCAAGGAGATTACAGTTCAAGGATGGGGGTCCCAGAGAGTAGAGATGGAGGCTCAGCGCAGGGTGATGCACCGTTGGTGCTCCACTGTGGCGCGCTGTTGATGGCCATGCCATGATAGTCTTATATTGGTAGTAGCATAGTAACTATCCACAAAACTTTCAGTGACACTTCGTTTTATGGTGGTGAGGGGCAAGGAGGGAGCTTAAACGGTGTGGATCGTACTGCCAGCTGAACGGAACTGAAATCTGAATTCAATCGATAGTACAGTATCCAAACCTTATTATCTAAAAACTGTGTCACAGAGACATATGTATCGTGTCTTGCTGTGGCATATTTTTATTCGTTATCCATaataatattggtaataataaAATAGGGTAAAACTTCCGTACACAGTGTgcgaaagtgaggttagagatcGAACATGGTGCGGCTTGGGTAACATCATGTAACACTCAGCAGGGTTGCCAACTTAtgcattcttagtgacaagacccttgggctggattggttaggtctggggagtgacaagaccattgggctggatggtTAGGTCtggggagtgacaagaccattgtgctggatgggttaggtccggctagtgactagACCATTGGCCTGGAGGCAAGTAAAGGTTAGAGTTGTGAAGCGGCCCTTAGGTCTCTAGTATCTCGCATGGCACCACCATTGATCTGGATAGGTTACGGTAGGTTAATGATAAAaaattggtctggataggttagtgacaaaactattggtctggataggttagtaggttagtgacaaaaccattgatcTGGATATGGTTCTCTTACTTCTAgcaaatatggcagccctgtacttgcacatgATGCAAGCTCTGTCGGAGGCAATACGAAGCTTGgccggccaataggaacacagcacatggtcTCATTCAGCTGATTTACACAGTCTCTGTTTTAATTCTGCTATATAAGTAAGAATTCTTCTTGGGGTGGGATGGTGGGTTTctagcaagcataaaggaaggttCTCTTctttctgctacttaaggtattgttgcacatcattcttatatgatttttatcatctctaagtctgcacaccgggtacggaagcggcACCTAAAATAGACTGACCAACCTCTTTTTACCAGGGGGGCTGGAGATTCGCTAGGGTAGAGGCAGAAAATGTTTCAGTGTTCTTAATCATGTAGCCTAAACAGATTTTCCTGTATATGTGACAGCTCGTTGCATTGACTTGCAGAGGATGAAGAGCAACAgttcattttattttccaatatcaTAGCCAATTGCTGTTTCTGCTATTATTTTTCTGCCCTTACTGCCGTTGATGTCTTGATGTTCATATCCAAGTAAGAATTCTAAGGTGTTCCTAGATTTACTTGGATTTTCCTTATCCTTTGCATTAGGTTCAAAAATTTCAGCTTTTACCTATATTTCttcgctttgctgtgtaaataacaatagtaggcctatgatatagatgttgattcccatagggaatctgaaatatttgtcctgaatgagcaaatttataataccaatataaatggtccgttattggacattataaattttccagctagctcattcttggttgccagcgtttcgccctcgtgtgctagggtgggctcgtcagttggtacctagcacacctaccaatacgctggctagtgcataccgtggaggccactgtgtaggctaactggagccaccggcagtgccaatgcactaagagactttctCTCGTCactgaaaattgatgcctgcttggccaacagatgatatagatgttgattcccatagggaatctgaaatatttgtcctgaatgagcaaatttataataccaatataaatggtccgttattggacattataaattttccagctagctcattcttggttgccagcgtttcgccctcgtgtgctagggtgggctcgtcagttggtacctagcacacctaccaatacgctggctagtgcataccgtggaggccactgtgtaggctaactggagccaccggcagtgccaatgcactaagagactttctCTCATCactgaaaattgatgcctgcttggccaacagatgatatagatgttgattcccatagggaatctgaaatatttgtcctgaatgagcaaatttataataccaatataaatggtccgttattggacattataaattttccagctagctcattcttggttgccagcgtttcgccctcgtgtgctagggtgggctcgtcagttggtacctagcacacctaccaatacgctggctagtgcataccgtggaggccactgtgtaggctaactggagccaccggcagtgccaatgcactaagagactttctCTCATCactgaaaattgatgcctgcttggccaacagatgatatagatgttgattcccatagggaatctgaaatatttgtcctgaatgagcaaatttataataccaatataaatggtccgttattggacattataaattttccagctagctcattcttggttgccagcgtttcgccctcgtgtgctagggtgggctcgtcagttggtacctagcacacctaccaatacgctggctagtgcataccgtggaggccactgtgtaggctaactggagccaccggcagtgccaatgcactaagagactttctCTCATCactgaaaattgatgcctgcttggccaacagatgatatagatgttgattcccatagggaatctgaaatatttgtcctgaatgagcaaatttataataccaatataaatggtccgttattggacattataaattttccagctagctcattcttggttgccagcgtttcgccctcgtgtgctagggtgggctcgtcagttggtacctagcacacctaccaatacgctggctagtgcataccgtggaggccactgtgtaggctaactggagccaccggcagtgccaatgcactaagagactttctCTCATCactgaaaattgatgcctgcttggccaacagatgatatagatgttgattcccatagggaatctgaaatatttgtcctgaatgagcaaat is part of the Anabrus simplex isolate iqAnaSimp1 chromosome 10, ASM4041472v1, whole genome shotgun sequence genome and encodes:
- the LOC136881805 gene encoding uncharacterized protein; translated protein: MENRLWTLEKYARFGNGNWNQIDGNGRDLVLSVVGIQLLVMQQDTVLESIALSAGPATLRGVWKNSTLIIVLTYPSQTRRLRFKFSASKDCTDVQNCQSCIRYLQSYMSIRNAQEPNKQNKVKLEEVYTSIILDKSYNTRNTPAPYTVPPNFPLEVAIRTCILDPGFPEFVRQVDSCLKKLAAPGTE